The DNA region GGGAAATCCTGTTTGATAATGTTGCAATATTCCTCTGCTTTTTCAATTGATTTTCTTCCAGGAACAACAATAACATGATCAGGATTCATGCTTTTGATGACTTTATAGTGGTCTTCAAAGATTTCTTCTTCTTTTTCATCAGGTGTTGTGTAGATAAACTCAAATGGAGCATCAATGAACTGCTTCATAAACATTGCATTTATTTTAAGAGCATCACCGTTATCTCCCTGACCTAATCCAACAAATTTTCCACCAATATCAACGACTTCAAATCTTCCAGGCGGAATAAATGACATGTCCAGATTGTTGAATACATCTTTAACAGTGGATTCTATGTTTTCCACCTTAGGAGTGAATGTTGCATAGGCAGTAATTGAAGCAAGAGTATTGTAGATATTGTGGAAACCGAATGGAGGTACATTAAGTTTTAGATTAAATTTAACATTCTTTTTGGCAAAATAATTATATAAATCTCCTTCGATATCCAAAATCCATGAATCTGAATTGAACTCTGCATTCACTAATTTTACATTAGGTTCAGGACGTTTAAATCCGCACTCACAAGAATAAATTCCTCTGTGATTTAAGAAAAAGTGAGAATAATTAAGTTCTTTACCGCATTTAGGACATTCTATTGTTTCAGCACCAATATCTTCAATTACATCAGTTTCTATTCCATAATAGTTAATGTCAACATCTTTGGATTTATCAAGACCAATCAGTGCAGTTCTTGGATCATCACTGTTAGTAACGATAGCCCCCCTTTCCATGCCTTCTGACAGTAATTTTTTAGCCTTATAATATGATTCAAATGGATTTTTTACACCTGCAACCTGAGTATGTTCCTGTGAAATTGTAGTATAAACCACACCTACAGGATTTATCAGTTTCTGAACGGTATCAGGAATACCATATGTCATATCACGAATTCCGTATTCAAATATTCCCAAATCACCTTTTTGATTTAAAAGAGCAGTTACAATAGAGTTTAAAATGTTGTTTTCATAACTTTTCCTAATCTGAATATCCTTTGACATTAACTTTATCAGAAGAGTAGTTGTAGTAGTTTTACCGTTAGTTCCAGTAATCAGAACAGAACCTAACTTCAAATCAGAAGCTAATTTTGGAATGGACTCCTGACCACCAATCTTTGTAAAAACATGACCTGGATAAGTTCCACCGCTTCCAGGACCATGTTTTGCAAGTTGACATGCAACTTTTCCAGATAATTTTGCCATATTAAATTTAAAAAAATTAACCATGATAAATATATTGTAAACATATGATATATAAATATTATTTTATTGAATAATTTAAAAAAATGAGTTTATTTTAAAAATAAAGAAAAAATAAGAAAAATAATAATCCAATTAGTTGGTTGTTGGATTATTAATTGATGTCTGCGGTACTTTTTCGGCGACTCTAGAACCGATATTTTTCATTTTTTCTATGAGTACATCTTTTTTAGAACCGCTGATTAAAATATTTTCAAGTACATCACTTAAAGTTTCAGTTGGAATGATTTCAATCATGTCTTCGTATTTCTTCTCAATCATAACGTCTTTTAAGTTAGATTTAGGGATTAATACTTTTTTCATTCCGGCTTCTGCAGCAGCTTCAATTTTTGCTGTTGCACCACCGATAGGCATTACGTCTCCACGAACATTGAGTGAACCTGTTAATGCTACGGTCTGGTCAATTGGAATATCTTCAACAGCTGAAATAACCGCAGTAGCAATACTTACACTGGCGGAGTCACCTTCAACACCATCATATGTCTGGATGAACTGAACGTGAATATCATAATCGGAAATGTCCTTGTTAGTGTACTTTTTAATTAATGCACTTACGTTTTGTACTGATTCCTGAGCGATTTCTCCAAGTTTACCAGTTGCAATTATCTGACCACCGTTTTTGGATTGGGTTGGAGCGGCTTCTGCTGCAATTGGAGATACAATTCCGCTTCTGTCACCAATAACTGCAAGACCATTTACAAGACCAACTCTTCCACCTTCAGAGGAAACCATACTGTAGTCTTTTCTTTGGATAATAGACCTGTCTGCTATTTGCTGTTCTAAGGTTCTTGCAAATCTTTTGGCTTCAGTAACATGAGCTGCAGTAACTATTTCTTCTCCTTTTTCGATAGCTACATCTCCAGCAGATCTGACCAATCCGCCTAAGTCTCTTAATTTTAAAGTTAAAGCGTTTTGTTTTCCAGATCTTCTTTTAGCTTCCATGATTATTTCATCTAATGCATCAGGAGCGAAGTGAGGAATTCTTCCATCGTTTTTAACTTCCTGAGCTACGAATTGAACTAGTTTTTCACGATTTTCAGTTGTATCATCCATATAATCTTTCATGAAAACTTCATAACCATATCCTCTGATTCTAGATCTCATTGCAATATGCATTCCTTCCAATACCTGAAGGTTTCCTGATGCTACAAGAACAAAGTCACATGGTACTGCCTGAGACCTTACCATTGCACCACTTGAGTTTTCGCTTTGACCTGTGATTGCATATTGTTTTTCCTGCATTGCAGACAATAACTCCTGTTGAGTTTTCATACTCATTGTACCAATTTCGTCAATGTATAAAACTCCACGGTTTGCCTTGTGAATCATACCTGCTTCTACACGTTCATGTGCAGGAGTACCTAATCCTCCGGATTGGTATGGGTCGTGGCGAACATCACCGAGTAATGCTCCTGCATGAGCACCTGTTGCATCCATAAATGGTGCAAATCTAGATTCTTCATTGTTAACTAATAATTTTGGAGACAAATTACTATTTTTTGGCTTAATCTGTATTGAAATAAGTAAAATTAAAGCGGCAGCAAT from uncultured Methanobrevibacter sp. includes:
- a CDS encoding Mur ligase family protein, coding for MVNFFKFNMAKLSGKVACQLAKHGPGSGGTYPGHVFTKIGGQESIPKLASDLKLGSVLITGTNGKTTTTTLLIKLMSKDIQIRKSYENNILNSIVTALLNQKGDLGIFEYGIRDMTYGIPDTVQKLINPVGVVYTTISQEHTQVAGVKNPFESYYKAKKLLSEGMERGAIVTNSDDPRTALIGLDKSKDVDINYYGIETDVIEDIGAETIECPKCGKELNYSHFFLNHRGIYSCECGFKRPEPNVKLVNAEFNSDSWILDIEGDLYNYFAKKNVKFNLKLNVPPFGFHNIYNTLASITAYATFTPKVENIESTVKDVFNNLDMSFIPPGRFEVVDIGGKFVGLGQGDNGDALKINAMFMKQFIDAPFEFIYTTPDEKEEEIFEDHYKVIKSMNPDHVIVVPGRKSIEKAEEYCNIIKQDFPDADFYPLSYDEMDVRIERLNEMARNSDYKYVIMTGCGEEQAMWEEIKKKMINR
- the lonB gene encoding ATP-dependent protease LonB, which encodes MLNYDNIKSSQDIEVPPLLIDQVIGHEESIETIKKAAKQRRNVLLIGDPGVGKSMLAKGMAQILPHETLQDVLVYPNVEDNNHPLVRTVPAGEGKKIVKATKGSAKGHEERKTIITMFAIGGILVIGFMYGRLLESIIAAALILLISIQIKPKNSNLSPKLLVNNEESRFAPFMDATGAHAGALLGDVRHDPYQSGGLGTPAHERVEAGMIHKANRGVLYIDEIGTMSMKTQQELLSAMQEKQYAITGQSENSSGAMVRSQAVPCDFVLVASGNLQVLEGMHIAMRSRIRGYGYEVFMKDYMDDTTENREKLVQFVAQEVKNDGRIPHFAPDALDEIIMEAKRRSGKQNALTLKLRDLGGLVRSAGDVAIEKGEEIVTAAHVTEAKRFARTLEQQIADRSIIQRKDYSMVSSEGGRVGLVNGLAVIGDRSGIVSPIAAEAAPTQSKNGGQIIATGKLGEIAQESVQNVSALIKKYTNKDISDYDIHVQFIQTYDGVEGDSASVSIATAVISAVEDIPIDQTVALTGSLNVRGDVMPIGGATAKIEAAAEAGMKKVLIPKSNLKDVMIEKKYEDMIEIIPTETLSDVLENILISGSKKDVLIEKMKNIGSRVAEKVPQTSINNPTTN